A region from the Benincasa hispida cultivar B227 chromosome 8, ASM972705v1, whole genome shotgun sequence genome encodes:
- the LOC120082479 gene encoding E3 ubiquitin-protein ligase AIRP2-like, whose protein sequence is MLDCYQRLSSGHSYKDFLEFLEADMLHSNAFFISKRQGWFILPGEISLYYLTPVILYLLQWMDIPIYELLQPTHSSAQAVILPSLQRLCDYASQVDSIKDLDKGMAISKRLEHKRELLDLNIGREDECGIFLESRTKIVLPHCCHAMCTNCYHDWKSNLPRSAEDI, encoded by the exons ATGTTGGATTGTTATCAGAGGCTTTCTTCTGGTCATTCTTACAAAGATTTCCTTGAGTTTCTTGAAGCTGACATGCTCCATTCCAATGCTTT CTTCATTTCCAAGAGGCAAGGATGGTTCATCCTTCCAGGTGAAATTAGTTTGTATTATTTGACACCAGTTATTCTTTACTTGCTTCAATGGATGGACATACCTATCTATGAGTTACTTCAACCAACACATAGTTCTGCACAAG CTGTTATATTACCATCCCTACAACGGCTTTGTGATTATGCATCACAGGTAGATAGCATTAAAGATCTCGACAAGGGAATGGCAATCTCAAAGAGATTAGAGCACAAGAGGGAACTTTTAGATTTGAACATAGGAAGAGAAGATGAATGTGGGATCTTTTTGGAGTCACGTACCAAAATTGTCTTGCCACATTGTTGCCATGCCATGTGCACAAATTGCTACCATGATTG GAAATCAAATCTTCCCCGTTCTGCCGAGGACATTTGA
- the LOC120082582 gene encoding phosphopantothenoylcysteine decarboxylase-like → MAYPESANAEREVMQVNNAPRKPRILLAASGSVASIKFGNLYHSFSEWADVRAVATRASLHFIDRASLPKDAILYTDEDEWTGWNKIGDSVLHIELRRWADIMVIAPLSANTLGKIAGGLCDNLLTCVVRAWDYNKPLFVAPAMNTFMWTNPFTERHLIAIDELGITLIPPVTKRLACGDYGNGAMAEPSLIFSTVRLFYESRMQQSAKNGE, encoded by the exons ATGGCGTATCCGGAATCTGCTAATGCAGAACGGGAGGTGATGCAAGTCAACAATGCTCCGAGGAAACCCCGGATTTTACTTGCTGCCAGTGGAAGTGTAGCTTCGATTAAATTTGGGAATCTCTACCATTCTTTCTCCGAATGGGCAGACGTTAGAGCAGTTGCTACTAGGGCCTCTTTACATTTCATCGATCGAGCATCTCTTCCCAAGGATGCCATACTTTACACCGATGAGGATGAGTGGACTGGTTGGAACAAAATTGGAGACAGTGTTCTTCATATTGAGCTTCGCCGGTGGGCTGATATCATGGTTATTGCCCCTCTGTCTGCAAACACGCTCGGCAAG ATTGCAGGCGGATTATGTGACAATCTATTGACTTGTGTCGTGCGAGCATGGGACTATAACAAGCCACTCTTTGTTGCGCCTGCCATGAATACCTTTATGTGGACCAACCCTTTCACAGAGCGGCATCTCATTGCAATTGATGAGCTTGGGATAACTCTTATTCCACCTGTTACCAAGAGACTAGCTTGTGGGGACTACGGCAATGGTGCAATGGCTGAACCTTCCTTAATCTTCTCGACTGTGAGACTCTTCTATGAGTCACGAATGCAACAAAGTGCCAAAAATGGTGAATAG
- the LOC120082478 gene encoding GDSL esterase/lipase At3g48460: MMVALTSCSAIFILLCFFASASPTATETHPHLFNKIYAFGDSFTDTGNTRSVSGPTGFGHVSSPPYGSTFFHHSTNRYSDGRLVIDFVAQSLSLPFLPPYKYLKGNDSFHGVNFAVAGSTAINHEFFVRNNLSLDITPQSIQTQLLWFNKFLETQGCRGEETKPQCKAAFDNALFWVGEIGVNDYAYSIGSSIPEDTIRKLGVASVTGVLQFLLKKGAKYVVVQGLPPSGCLALSMSLAPVDDRDNIGCVGSLNNQTYVHNIALQASLQSLRGQFPQAVIIYADYWNAYRSVMKNPSQYGFRERFKACCGVGEPYNFDIFTVCGMSSVGSCKNPSEYINWDGVHLTEAMYKVVHDMLIEGGFTHPPFSNLLDMKRHQGYTVDSESV, encoded by the exons ATGATGGTGGCTTTAACATCCTGCAGTGCAATCTTCATTCTCTTGTGTTTTTTTGCTTCGGCTTCACCGACCGCAACTGAGACGCATCCACATCTTTTCAATAAGATTTACGCCTTTGGAGACTCATTCACAGACACTGGCAATACGAGGTCTGTTTCAGGGCCAACCGGATTTGGCCATGTCTCTAGTCCTCCTTATGGCAGTACCTTCTTTCACCACTCGACCAACCGATATTCGGATGGACGACTGGTGATTGACTTTGTAGCCCAGTCACTGTCCTTACCTTTCTTGCCACCTTACAAATATTTGAAGGGCAACGACTCCTTTCATGGGGTAAACTTTGCTGTTGCAGGATCCACAGCTATAAACCATGAATTCTTTGTTAGAAACAACCTTAGCCTTGACATTACTCCTCAGTCTATCCAAACTCAGCTCCTTTGGTTCAACAAGTTCTTGGAAACTCAAGGATGTAGAGGGGAAGAGACAAAGCCACAGTGCAAAGCTGCATTTGATAATGCTTTGTTCTGGGTTGGTGAAATTGGAGTCAATGATTATGCTTATAGCATTGGATCTTCTATCCCTGAAGATACCATCCGTAAGCTCGGTGTCGCCAGCGTGACTGGAGTTTTGCAG TTTCTGCTGAAGAAGGGTGCAAAGTATGTGGTTGTTCAAGGTTTACCACCAAGTGGTTGTCTGGCATTATCAATGTCTCTAGCTCCTGTCGACGACAGAGACAATATCGGCTGCGTGGGGAGCTTAAACAACCAAACCTATGTTCACAATATTGCTCTCCAAGCTTCATTACAATCTTTAAGGGGGCAGTTTCCTCAAGCTGTCATCATATATGCTGATTACTGGAACGCATATCGATCGGTTATGAAGAATCCCAGCCAGTACGGTTTCAGGGAGCGTTTCAAAGCCTGCTGCGGTGTCGGTGAACCTTACAACTTTGACATATTTACTGTCTGTGGAATGTCTTCTGTCGGTTCCTGCAAAAACCCATCTGAATACATTAATTGGGATGGGGTTCACCTCACTGAAGCCATGTATAAAGTAGTTCATGACATGTTAATTGAAGGTGGATTTACCCATCCTCCTTTCAGTAACTTGTTGGACATGAAACGTCACCAAGGATATACTGTTGACAGTGAATCAGTTTGA